The DNA region GGCATCGACATCGGGAGCGTCGACGCGACCGTCCTGACGGGCTATCCCGGCACCAGACAGTCGTTCTGGCAGCAACTCGGTCGCTCCGGGCGGGGCGACTCGGACGCCCTCTCGGTGCTCGTCGCCCGGGCCGACGCCATCGACCAGTACATCCTCGACGAGCCGACGTACCTCCTCGGCGACAACGTCGAGGACGCGGTCGTCGGCCTGGAGAACAACCCGGTGTACGCCCAGCACGTCCGCTGTGCCGCCCACGAACTGCCCCTCACGACCGAGGACCGCGAGTGGTTCGACGGCGAGCGCCTCGACCGCGCCGTCGAGATGTTCAAAGACGCGGGTGAGTTCGTCGGCGACCTCGACCACGGCGTCACCTACGACGGCGGCCCGCGCCCCCAGATGGACATCTCGATGTACAACACCGGCGGCACGCAGTTCGACGTGCGCCGCCGGGACGGCGACATCGACATGGAGCCCATCGACAGGGAGCGGGCCTACCGGGAGTTCCACAAGGGGGCGCTGGTCCTTCACGCGGGCGTCGAGTACGAGGTGGTCGCCTTCGAGGAGGACCGCCCGAACCCATACGTCGAACTCCAGTCGGTCCAGACCAACGAGTACTCCGAGACCCTCTCGGACATCGACATCCACGACCTCGAAGAGGAACACACCCAGGACCTCGGCGACGGCTGGCGCGTGTGCTGGGGGACTGGTGTCGTCGACGTCCACTACAGCCACTTCCGCCGCCGGGACATCGACAGCGGGGAGATCACCCAGCCCCTTCGACCCACCGGCCTTGGACCCCTCTCGATGCGGACCCAGCTCATGTGGGTCGAACTCCCGCAGGGGATGCGCGAAGCGTGTGTCGAGCGCGTCGTCTTCGGGGACGGGGACGCTCAGGGGCACGACGATGGGGAAGACGACGGGGACCGGGACCTCCCGGAGGACGCACAGACCGTCGACGACCTCCCCGGCTCGAAGGTCGACCAGATATTCATGGGCGGCCTGCACGGCGCCGAACACGGGATGATCAAACTCGCCCCACTGGAACTCCGGATGGACAAGTCCGACCTCGGCGGCCTCTCGGTGAGCCAGCACGCCGAGACCGGGAAACCGACCTGGTTCATCTACGACGGCGTCTCGGGCGGCCTCGGGTTCTCGAAGGCGATCTACGAGGTGGTCGAGACGCTCGCGACGACCACGCGGAACCGCATCGACGGGTGTGCCTGCAAGGGCACCCGCGGCTGCCCGTCCTGTGTGATGGACAGCCAGTGCGGGAGCGACAACGAACCGCTGCACACCGACGCGGCGGTCGATGTCCTCACCGAACTTCTGGGTCGGCTTCCCGACGACGACTGACCGAAGTCGACCAGTTCTGGTGCCCCCCGGCTGTCCACCGACACTGCCTACACAGCCTGCACATTCTACACAGTCTACACCGTGTACACATCCTGCTTGGTTTTAACATGCGCAGCGACGAACAGGTCACCATGGTCCCCGACACAGAATCCGGCGAAGACGCCGCTCCCCCCGGCGGCCCCAGACCTCTCACCAGAGACGAACCAGATGCCGTCCCGGTCGGCACTCGCATCCACAACCTTCTGACGAGACGGACCGTATCGAGACGGGCCCTCGTCGCAGGGGCGTCCCTGTTGAGTGCACTCCTCGCCGCGTTCTTCGTCCTCCGACGCGGCCCCCTGAGTCCCATCGACACCATCTACTTCGGGTACCCGGAGTCCCGGGAGGTGGTCCAGCAGACGACACGCACCCTCGGCATGGAGACGCCCATCCTCGCGCACCTGGTCGAGTACCTCGCCCAGCTGCTCGTGCTGGAGTTCCCCCACTCGTACGTCCTGCAGACCGACCCGGCTCCTGCCTCGACCTGGTCGGTGGTCGCGACCCACGTCGGGCCGACGCTCTGGCTGGCCTTCTGGGGCTTCACCGCGGGAACACTCGCTGCCGGGACGCTCGCCCTTCTCGCGGGGCGACGCCCGGGAAGCCTCCTCGACAGGGCGCTCGGCGTGATCGCCAGGACGACGAGAGCGACCCCGACGTTCTTCGTCGCGGCCGTGGCGCTCGTCGTGGCCAGCCCAGAGCTAGCAGACGGCGGATTCGCCCGCGAACCCGCCTTCTCCCTCGACTTCTACCGGAGCGCCGGCGAGACACCTCTCGTCCTCGCGGAGCGAACCCTCGTCGTGCTGCCGTTCCAGTTCTCGCTGGACGCCTTCGTGGGCGCACTCACGGGCGTCGCGGTCCCGGCAGCCGTCGTCGCGCTCGCCTGCTTCGGGTGCCAGTTGCCCACCTGGCGGCGCGTCGTCAACGAGACCAGCCAGGAGACGTTCGTGACCGCCGCGAAGACGCGGGGGCTTCCGGCGACCACGCTGGTCGGCCGACACCTCGCGCCCGTCGTCCTCGCACGGGTGAGCCGGTCGCTGGACCGCTTCCTCGTCGTGCTCCTCGGCTCGGTCCTCGTCGTCGAGGTCCTCTTCGGCGTCCACGGACTCGCGGACGTCTTCTTCCAGGCCGCACTCCAGGGCGACCTTCCCCTCACCGAGGGGCTGTTCGTCCTGCTGACGGCGACGGTCGTCGGCGTCCGGTTCGCGGCCGACGTGGTGGCCGACGTCGTGCCACTGCCGACCCGGTCACGGACCCCACGATAGCGGGAGGCCGTCTACCGAGTGCCGCGGCTCGCCGGTTCGTGGTGTCGAAAGAATCGGGGGGTGCCTTGCGACGCGTGAGCGCCGCACTTCGTCAGTCGAAGCGAGTTACCGGGCCCTCGCTGTCTGTCGGCAGCGGGACCGGATGTACGACGTTACGCTTCTGCGCGGGCGAGTTCGTCCAGATACTGTGCTTCCCACTCCTGGCGCGCCTCGATCTCGCGGCGACCGCGGCGGGTCAGGGTGTAGAAGTTCGTCCGGCGGTCGAGTTCACCCTTCTCGACGAGGCCCTTGTCGACGAGGGTGTCGAGGTTCGGGTAGAGTCGGCCGTGGTGGATCTCTGATTCGTAGTAGTTCTCGAGCTCGTCCTTGATGGCAAGCCCGTGCGGTTCGTCGAGCCCTGCGATGACGTACAACAGGTCCCGCTGGAATCCAGTCAGGTCGTACATGAATGGGACAAAGTATCGGGGGAAAAAGAGTGTTTTGATTTTTGAATCTAGAACCGGGCAACCTTTCGCTCACAGACTCCGCAGTCTGGTTTCATCCCAGTCTCGTGTGTCTGGACTGGAATACGTTCGGAGAGAGGTAATCGCGGATGGATATTCGACGGATTGTCTTGATCACGATTGCCGAGAACGGGAGCGCTGGCGTCGAGTGCACCGCCGAGACGGTCGTGACGACGGGATGCACCGGGTGCCGTGGAACAGGTATCCGTTACTGAGGAAAGCGATACGTAAAAGGCTCTGGTTTGTAC from Haloarchaeobius amylolyticus includes:
- a CDS encoding DEAD/DEAH box helicase produces the protein MSSDTPQRDLPITGRTLADSFPDYDDQIVHVAIQEARDAQRVPAAEVLRPELARRLPFDPYTHQAKALDRLESGENVCVATSTSSGKTWVYALQIARNYLENPDSTALLVYPTKALSRDQERQLSDLFDDLELDLTVAVYDGDTPRDRRKHIREHADVVITNFAGVNVYLGHHRRWHDFYADCSLLVVDESHSYTGVHGMHVAWTIRRLRRVLAHNDSDPQLVCTSATIGNPAEHSRRLTGAPFSVVAEDGSPHGRRDIVFWNPPLDTDALPEDADLEEYKQARASAGDQAASLTAHLGLHGVQTLTFTRSRQGTEIGAKQAVNAARDHPLSGYLSVEPYHAGHGKETRRGTEYELKSGSLDAVISTNALELGIDIGSVDATVLTGYPGTRQSFWQQLGRSGRGDSDALSVLVARADAIDQYILDEPTYLLGDNVEDAVVGLENNPVYAQHVRCAAHELPLTTEDREWFDGERLDRAVEMFKDAGEFVGDLDHGVTYDGGPRPQMDISMYNTGGTQFDVRRRDGDIDMEPIDRERAYREFHKGALVLHAGVEYEVVAFEEDRPNPYVELQSVQTNEYSETLSDIDIHDLEEEHTQDLGDGWRVCWGTGVVDVHYSHFRRRDIDSGEITQPLRPTGLGPLSMRTQLMWVELPQGMREACVERVVFGDGDAQGHDDGEDDGDRDLPEDAQTVDDLPGSKVDQIFMGGLHGAEHGMIKLAPLELRMDKSDLGGLSVSQHAETGKPTWFIYDGVSGGLGFSKAIYEVVETLATTTRNRIDGCACKGTRGCPSCVMDSQCGSDNEPLHTDAAVDVLTELLGRLPDDD
- a CDS encoding ABC transporter permease subunit, with the protein product MRSDEQVTMVPDTESGEDAAPPGGPRPLTRDEPDAVPVGTRIHNLLTRRTVSRRALVAGASLLSALLAAFFVLRRGPLSPIDTIYFGYPESREVVQQTTRTLGMETPILAHLVEYLAQLLVLEFPHSYVLQTDPAPASTWSVVATHVGPTLWLAFWGFTAGTLAAGTLALLAGRRPGSLLDRALGVIARTTRATPTFFVAAVALVVASPELADGGFAREPAFSLDFYRSAGETPLVLAERTLVVLPFQFSLDAFVGALTGVAVPAAVVALACFGCQLPTWRRVVNETSQETFVTAAKTRGLPATTLVGRHLAPVVLARVSRSLDRFLVVLLGSVLVVEVLFGVHGLADVFFQAALQGDLPLTEGLFVLLTATVVGVRFAADVVADVVPLPTRSRTPR
- a CDS encoding PadR family transcriptional regulator, translated to MYDLTGFQRDLLYVIAGLDEPHGLAIKDELENYYESEIHHGRLYPNLDTLVDKGLVEKGELDRRTNFYTLTRRGRREIEARQEWEAQYLDELARAEA